The Chiloscyllium punctatum isolate Juve2018m chromosome 30, sChiPun1.3, whole genome shotgun sequence genome includes a region encoding these proteins:
- the LOC140455463 gene encoding uncharacterized protein, giving the protein MEEKQFKQEVCDQDFTQSSTLIDHQNIHTVEKSFICEVCQKAFPRSCDLLKHQRIHTGEKPFKCEVCDQAFTLSSTLVNHRRIHTGEKPFKCEVCSEGFAQASTLLYHRRIHTGEKPFTCEVCNKSFSHSSSFRKHQRIHTGERPFKCGVCDKAFTSSTSFLMHQRNHTAEKPFKCEECDMAFTQSSDLLRHQRVHTGEKPFKCEMCDKAFTRSATLVRHRRMHTGEKPFICEVCEMAFTQSSELLMHQRIHTGQKPFKCDLCDQAFTRSATLVNHRRIHTGEKPFRCEVCNQAFARSSTLVNHRRVHTGEKLFVCEVCNEGFTQSLALVNHHRIHTRETIPM; this is encoded by the coding sequence ATGGAAGAGAAACAATTCAAGCAGGAGGTATGTGACCAAGACTTCACACAGTCATCAACACTCATAGATCATCAAAACATTCATACTGTGGAGAAGTCATTCATTTGTGAAGTTTGTCAGAAAGCTTTTCCCCGATCTTGCGATCTCCTGAAACATCAGAGGATTCACACGGGAGAGAAACCATTCAAATGTGAGGTATGCGACCAGGCCTTCACACTATCATCGACACTTGTGAATCATCGACgcattcacactggggagaagccattcaAGTGTGAGGTGTGTAGCGAGGGTTTTGCACAAGCATCAACCCTATTGTATCATAGAcgcattcacacaggggagaagccattcacaTGTGAAGTGTGCAACAAATCATTCTCGCACTCATCTTCCTTCCGAAAACACCAAcgcattcacacaggggagaggccatttaagTGTGGGGTGTGTGACAAAGCCTTTACCAGCTCAACATCATTCCTGATGCACCAGAGGAACCACACAGCAGAGAAACCCTTCAAGTGTGAGGAATGTGACATGGCTTTCACGCAATCCTCTGATCTCCTGAGACACCAgagggtccacactggggagaaaccCTTCAAGTGTGAGATGTGTGATAAAGCTTTCACCCGTTCAGCAACACTTGTGAGACACCGACGCATGcacactggggagaaaccattcataTGTGAGGTTTGTGAGATGGCTTTCACCCAATCCTCTGAACTCCTGATGCACCAGAGGATTCACactgggcaaaaacccttcaagTGTGATCTTTGTGACCAAGCTTTCACACGGTCAGCAACACTCGTGAATCACCGACgtattcacactggggagaagccattcagATGTGAAGTGTGCAACCAAGCTTTCGCACGGTCATCAACACTTGTGAATCACCGAcgtgttcacactggggagaagttATTTGTCTGTGAGGTGTGTAATGAAGGTTTTACACAATCATTGGCATTGGTGAATCATCATCGCATTCACACAAGGGAAACCATTCCCATGTGA